A single region of the Montipora capricornis isolate CH-2021 chromosome 13, ASM3666992v2, whole genome shotgun sequence genome encodes:
- the LOC138030702 gene encoding uncharacterized protein has translation MDDICDSVNTVTEAKQLAKDLHIILKTGGFKVKGWISNKSLEDHMQSERTAEMAVFRGNVAEKVLGMASNNQAHALTFNVDSDVIDHVIGGGQLPSEEKLTKRVLLSQAARIYDPLGHPAAFLIRAKIELQELMGSDISILRAPEKKVTLWQAGVDWDEEALPPVREKWKDLFREMKDLSRVEFPRSLTRADAEEPPMLCVFSDASQYAFGACIALTADRGLRITSINKDYSRIAWIQNPSHNFKPFVSARVGEIQSNSDPSEWKHIPGEENVADDISRGIYVGDLKGRWTNGPEFLQKPEELWPQEVAKPVSEEHLELRKNKTVCKVKKTDEAIDPKHFSSWKNRLE, from the exons ATGGATGATATTTGTGACTCCGTCAACACAGTCACCGAGGCGAAACAACTGGCCAAGGATCTTCATATTATTCTGAAGACAGGTGGCTTCAAGGTTAAAGGCTGGATTTCAAACAAATCACTTGAAGACCATATGCAGAGTGAGAGGACAGCAGAAATGGCAGTGTTCAGAGGAAATGTTGCTGAGAAGGTCCTTGGAATGGCATCGAATAACCAAGCCCACGCACTCACGTTCAACGTCGACTCTGATGTGATAGACCACGTGATTGGAGGTGGACAACTTCCGTCGGAAGAAAAGCTAACAAAGAGGGTTTTGCTTAGTCAAGCCGCTCGAATTTATGATCCCCTTGGTCACCCAGCTGCTTTCCTTATCAGGGCAAAGATCGAATTACAAGAGCTAa tgggctcggacatcagcatactaagGGCGCCGGAGAAAAAAGTAACTCTATGGCAAGCCGGAGTTGATTGGGACGAAGAGGCCCTACCACCTGTTCGTGAAAAGTGGAAAGATTTATTCAGAGAAATGAAGGATTTAAGTAGGGTCGAGTTTCCCCGCAGTTTAACTCGTGCCGATGCAGAAGAGCCTCCTATGCTGTGCGTATTTTCTGACGCTTCCCAGTACGCCTTTGGAGCTTGCATTGCGCTTACAGCCGACAGAGGATTAAGGATAACCAGTATCAA CAAAGACTATTCAAGAATTGCCTGGATACAGAATCCGTCGCACAATTTCAAGCCATTCGTGTCTGCGCGAGTTGGAGAAATCCAAAGTAACTCTGACCCTAGTGAATGGAAACACATCCCGGGTGAAGAAAATGTCGCTGATGATATTTCTAGAGGAATTTATGTAGGAGATCTGAAAGGGAGATGGACCAATGGACCAGAGTTTTTGCAAAAACCAGAAGAGCTTTGGCCACAAGAAGTAGCAAAACCTGTTTCAGAGGAACATTTGGAACTTCGAAAAAACAAGACAGTTTGTAAAGTAAAGAAGACTGATGAAGCCATCGacccaaaacatttttcaagttggaaAAATCGGTTGGAGTGA